Within the Carassius gibelio isolate Cgi1373 ecotype wild population from Czech Republic chromosome B4, carGib1.2-hapl.c, whole genome shotgun sequence genome, the region TAGAGAGGAcattgagatgtttggtctccaagaatccttcttcctggagtcaacaactctctatggtggagtacgcccacaattcgttgccagtgtcagctacgggcctctctccgtttcagtgtagtgtagggtaccagccaccagcgtttcccagtctggaatctgaagtcacggtcccctccgctcacgcgtttgtccagaggtgccaccgcacatGGACCAGAGCctgtgagactctgctccgggtgagggagcgcactaaggccaaggccgatcgccaccggtcaaagcctcccgtctacgtcgtgggtcaaaaagtgtggctttctaccagtaacattccattgcgatccgtttccaataaactagctcccaaatttatcggcccgttcactatcaccaaaatcattagtccggttgacagtccgcctcaaactacctcctgcgtacaagaggatacaccccgcctttcatgtgtccaaaattaaacccgtgttttatgcacgtattaatccgcctactccggttcccccgccgccgcgtctcgtagaaggGGAACCagcatattcggttaatcgtattctggactcaagacggaggggacgaggattccagtatctggtggactgggaaggttacggtccggaggagaggagttgggtacctgctagggacatattggatcactcccttattgatgaattcaatcagcaggtaggcccttctgggaactccaggaggagttcttagagggggggtactgtcatggttgctaaaccgtgatctcgggttgtttacactttgtggtgaattctgtgtgttctgcgtctgcactgattagttgtgggcgtcttcGTTAAtggtatcagcaacagctgccactcattacccatctcctatataatggcttgtctcacgtcttgtgtttgtgagatcgttgtttcatgttgttgtgtttacccccgtctggcttctgtgtagtttgcgtttggatgtctgtgtttccccagaacctcatccactctccgcacgatcactcagccacggacacttaccttcggctctgttccccgcagttcctgtgccactctctcctgctgcctcacgccgtcaacacccggattcctcaccttcCCTCCActaccgtctggacttctcaccgcctaACTATGCCTCTGGAGTGTAGCTGTATTCATCGtcattgtgtgtctttgtacttcatcatcatctcattaaatacatgaactcgctattgtttccagactgtcctttcaccagccatcacagccagtgcagcgatgacaggaccgggctaatatggtcatacttcctggttctagtaagaactcttgctgctgcattttggactagctgtagtttgtttactaagcgtgcagaacaaccacccaataaagcattacaataatctaaccttgaagtcataaatgcatggattaacatttctgcatttgacattgagagcataggccgtaatttagatatatttttgagatggaaaaatgcagttttacaaatgctagaaacgtgtctttctaaggaaagattgtgatcaagtagcacacctaggttcctaactgatgacgaagaattgacagagcaaccatcaagtcttagacagtgttctagtttattataagcagagtttttaggccctatgattaataCCTCTgtattttctgaatttagcagtaagaaattactcgtcatccaattttttatatcgactatgcattccattagtttttcaaattggtgtgtttcaccaggctgcgaggaaatatagagctgcgtatcatcagcataacagtgaaagctaacaccatgtttcctgatgatatctcccaagggtaacatataaagtgtgaagagtagcggccctagcactgagcctatatatatatatatatatatatatatatatatatatatatatatacaggacaAAAAGATAAGcgctataaatctacttttattcatagtaTTTAATAAATGCTCAGTTTGGTTAGCTCAcaagcagtctcagaggtggtccAAGGTAACGTAACGTTTACTGATAAAATCAGATATAACatacctgttttaaattattagaaattTAACACGATAAACTAAACAGTATTGACTTTCTAattctttaaactttaaacctgcggtaggtaacttttgacgctctagcggttaatgaacagaactgcttgcgtcttgcggaagaacatcgtagccggaactacttctctctgtttatgtctatgaagaatcacaaaggtactgggttactccgccgcggtacccccgaagcaatctaaaatagtccgaatataaacacttattataggtgtaccctagtgattcaggacaagctaaaaaacacggtttggaaaatggattcatggtgtactcgcttattatatacattttgtaaatcttgaacacaaaacaaagttacggaccgcagctctgattggttgtttcttaatgggagcggatgactttctgcaaatggcaataggacactgggaggagccagaggagcttgatttttacacagattatctgtctcatattctactgtcaggacataatgacaggtttaacaaatatgtaaaaaatatatttttacaaaagttccctactgcagctttaacccaGAGTCATATAgagtgagagttgcgacaactccattgactccaatggaacgctttttttacagcaatggcggctcgtggagcctctAAATAGTTCCTGGAAGTAGCAGTAAACCGATGCCGcgccgtagagatgcagcagaacaaaccgttTGCGACCACTTTTAAAAGGTAAGACTTTTAAATAATACGACTGTATATTATCTGTCAtgacatacatttgttttttatttactagCACCATCTTGTGGCAGTTTGATGTTATAACAAAGAAATTGATTATTGTAAACCATTTTCTTAGTGGTTGGTTTAGGTCATGTGACTCTTGGGTTAGAGGTTAACCAGGAAATAGCCACTGTGTTCCAGTTTCTTTCTGTGTGGTGGGCCAACAAGTCATCTCTCTGTTTTCTTCACGTTTTTGTGCCTCAGAAAGGCTTTGCCTGTAAGTTTATCTTTTTTGCatgaatgtgtatataaatatttgtaattcattAGTTTGAGTTTAAAAACGAACTATTCAACAGTGATGGCAATTTGTGTATAATTACACTAAGAGAACTGATTATAGCCTTTAATATGTGCTCAGAGAATATTTGTAAACAGCAGaaattcatttgtgtttattttgagaaTATTTTGTAACAAGACATTTGTAATCtttgtatatttcagttttacaaaaaagagaaagaagaggaaagaACAAAACAGTAAAACTTTCAACTTTACTACTGCGTCTGCCCTTTTCTGACTCCTGTTAGCTATCTGTCAATGTTGCGTAGATGGAACATGCATCTAGGACAGAATAGTAAAAAGGCAACCGCTCAGTAGGTACTGAAGTTCAAAGAAAGCAAGCTTCAACTCCATCATTCCTCGTTCATCATCACGCCCTGTACTCCTAGACAGTATTAGCAATTCATGATGGCGGAGAAATCTACGGAGGCTGAGAAAGCTATGGAGGCTGGGGAAGCTACAGAGCGAAGTCAAGCATTTGAAACAAGATCTATAGCTTCTGCTTCAACTAATAGATCTAGAAGCTCATCGGCTAGCGCAGCTGCTGCCAAGGCTCGCGCTAAACTGGAAGCTGCACGGGCAAGGACTGAATTCCTTAAAAAAGAATCAGAAATCTTGATTGAGAAAGCTCAACTGAAAGTTACAGAGGCATGCATGGAAGCGTTACTGGCAGCTATAAAGCATGAAAGTGAGGTGGCAGCAGCCATTGCTGAGACGAAGGTTTTGGAGGCAGCAGCAGATAGTGAACTCGGAGAAAGAATTTCTGATGTGAGAGAAGTTTCTGATCGCACTCGTGATTACGTCATGAATCAGTCTCAACTGAGGTTATTGTCTCCAGCTGGAGATGAGCCATGTCAACTACCTCTAAAGCCCATTGTCCATGTGTTGAGGCCTGAGACACCTCCAAGGCATCATCGCTTAGCATCTTGGGATGTCAGAGATTCTAACAATAAACCTGATACTGAGAGTATAACGCAGCATCCTCAGAAGTCAGTGCAAACAACTAGTCAAAAATACCAAATTCCACCCTTCACTTCTTCTCCATATAAAACAACACCACAACCATCGTTCAACAACGACACTAATGTGAGTGAGGTCGCCAGGTACTTAGCACGCCGAGAGCTTGTTAATTCAGGGCTCTTCAAATTTGACGATCGTCCCGAGAATTATTGGGCGTGGAAGTCCTCTTTCATCAACGCAATTGAAGGTTTGCACCTGTCAGCTGCTGAGCAGTTAGACCTTCTGTCTAAATGGTTGGGAGAACAGTCTTCACAACATGTGCGAAGGATCAGAGCTGTGCACACAGGTAATCCAAACGCAGGCTTGGGAAAAGCATGGGAGCGCTTGGAGGATTGCTATGGCTCTCCAGAGATTATAGAGAAATCCCTCTTTGACAGGATTGATAGCTTTCCAAATATCAGCAACAAAGATGCGAAAAAGCTTAGAGAACTTGGAGATCTTCTACAGGAAGTGGAGTCTGCGAAACATGAAGGCTACCTACCCGGTCTTACTTATCTTGACACCGCACGTGGTGTTGCTCCTATCGTAGATAAGTTACCTTACAGTCTTCAGGAGAGGTGGATGGCTCAAGGTTCTCAGTACAAATCAGCACATCAAGTCGCCTTTCCTCCATTCTCATTCTTCTGTGATTTCATCTGCAGAGAGGCTCGAACACGCAACGATCCAAGTTTTGCTCTGTCTTCAGGAATCCATAGTGTGTTGAAACCAGAGCAGCAATTCAAGAGACAAACGAAAAGCTCAGTCTATACTCACAAGACGGAAGTGTCAGCAGCGACTGTGAGTCAGACACACAGCTCAAACTATGAATTGGATGATGTGAATAAGGTCTGCCCAATTCATAAGAAGCCCCACCCTCTCAATCGTTGTAGAGGTTTTAGGATCAAACCTCTGGATGAGCGCAAGACTTTTCTAAAAGAGAAAGGTGTTTGCTACAGGTGTTGTGCAACAACCACTCATCTGGCTAGGGACTGTAAGGCAGCTATTAAATGTAAGGAATGTGGCAGTGATACTCATATCGCAGCGCTTCATCCAGGACCACCGCCTTCAAACTTATTTGATCATGGCggggagggagagaaagacacGCCTCAACCTGCTATAACTTCCAAGTGTACAGAAGTCTGTGGTTACGGTGAATGTTCACGGTCATGTTCTAAGATTTGCCTGGCTAAGGTTTACCCAGAAGGCCACCCAGAAGAAGCAATCAAGCTTTATGTGATCCTGGATGACCAGAGCAATAGATCGCTCGCTAGAACCAAGTTCTTCGACTTGCTGCATGTCAAAGGAGAGAACTCAACATATACTCTACGTACCTGCGCAGGTGTGACAGAGACTGTGGGAAGAAGAGCTACTGGTTTCATTATAGAGTCTTTAGATGGAGTTATGAAGGTGAAATTGCCAACGTTGATCGAATGCAACAATATGCCAGACGACAGGGCCGAGATACCAACACCTGATGCAGCACGTTGGCACACTCACCTAAAGCCCATTGCGCATTGCATTCCTCCTTTGGATCCAGAAGCCCAAATTCTTCTCCTTTTGGGTCGTGACATCCTTCAGGTTCATAAAGTACGGGAGCAGCATAATGGTCCTAATAACGCACCCTACGCACAAAGACTAGACCTAGGATGGGTCGTAGTCGGAGACGTCTGCTTAGGATCTGTCCACAGGTCTGCAGCACTTAGTGCTTACCGTACCCATGTACTTGATAATGGACGTCCTTCTCTACTTCCTCCATGTCCCAACAAACTCAGCGTTAGGGAGAAGTTTGACATCAAGCCTCCGCCTGAGATATCTCTGGCGCACGGCACCTTCATCTTTGATGACTATGCCATAGGAGATACCATCTTTGAGAGGACAAAGGAGGATAATAAAGTTGGATTGTCTATTGAAGACAGGCGTTTTTTGGACATCATGGATAAAGACATGTTCATGGACGAGAGCAATAGTTGGGTTGCACCACTCCCATTCAGAACACCTCGTCAACGACTCCCTAATAATAGAGAACAGGCATTTACACGCCTAACCTCCCTTTTGCGCACACTGGAAAAGAAGCCTGAGATGAAGTCTCATTTTGTTACCTTCATGCAGAACATCTTTGATCGTGACCATGCCGAAGTAGCCCCTCCTCTTCGAGAAGGCCAGGAATGTTGGTATTTACCTACCTTTGGGGTGTACCACCCACAGAAGCCTGGTCAGATCAGAGTTGTCTTCGACTCCAGTGCGCAAAAACAGGGCATCTCCTTGAACGATGTTCTTCTCTCTGGTCCTGACTTAAATAATAGCCTCTTGGGAGTCTTACTACGTTTTAGAAGGGAGCTGGTAGCTGTAACTGCAGACATCGAACAGATGTTTCACAGCTTCATTGTGAAAGAGGAAGATAGAGACTTCCTTCGTTTTCTCTGGTTCAAGGATAATGACACCAGCAAAGGCATTATTGAATACCGCATGAAGGTGCACGTGTTCGGTAATAGTCCATCTCCTGCTGTAGCCATTTATGGTCTTCGACGAGCAGCAGCTTATGGTGAGGAGGAATATGGTTCAGACGCCAGACACTTTGTAGAGAGAGAATTCTACGTCGATGATGGACTTTTGTCAACACCCACAGCTGCGGGAACAATCGATCTGTTGACACGAACAAAGCAAATGCTGGCAACTTCAAATTTAAAATTGCACAAGTTTGCTTCTAATAGCAAGGAAGTAATGAATGCATTTCCGACCACAGATCATGCGAAGGGACTCAAAGATCTAAACTTGGAAGTTGACCCTACCCCCATCCAACGTAGTCTCGGACTTAGCTGGGATGTGAAAGAGGACACATTCACCTTTCATGTAACCAACATTAAGAAGCCCTTTACTCGGAGAGGGATACTGGCTACTGTCAACAGTCTCTTCGACCCACTTGGGTTCGTTGCCCCTGTCATCATTGAAGGGAAATTCCTGCTACGAGAACTCTCAGGTGAGACTTGTGACTGGGATTCTCCTCTCCCTGAAGACAAGGAAGAAGCATGGAATGCATGGAGGAGATCCCTACAAGATCTCAAACAATTGGAGATTCCTAGAACATATGTTTATACTACTTTCTCTACAGCTCTGAGGAAGGAACTCCACATTTTCTCGGATGCTTCTGTCAAAGCGATTGCAGCAGTGGCATATCTTCGTGTCATCAATGGCGAAGGAGCATGCCACACTGGGTTCGTATTGGGGAAGGCCAAATTAGCTCCACAAGCTGCTCATACCATTCCCAGGCTGGAACTAGGAGCTGCGGTTTTAGCTGCAGAGATAGCAGAGACAATCACAAATGAGCTGGACTTCACTTTAGATGCTGTGGAGTTTTACACGGATAGTAGAGTCGTCCTGGGGTACATTTATAACCAGACAAGACGGTTCTATGTATATGTAGCCAACAGAGTGCAGCGTATCCATAGAGTGTCAAACCCAATGCAATGGCACTATGTGTCTACTAAGCATAACCCTGCAGATCATGCCACCCGCTCCGTTCCTGCAGCTCTGTTGGGCACCACCACCTGGTTTACAGGACCTGCCTTCCTGTCGCAAATGGATCAGAATCTGTCCCTGGAGGAGAGGGAATTTGACCTCCTCGGGCCAGAGTTGGACACAGAAGTTCGTCCTCTTGCTACTACTGTATCCGATGATTTTCATCTTGAATGTCAACGGTTCGAGCGATTCTCTTCTTGGAGGTCATTAGTCA harbors:
- the LOC127956150 gene encoding uncharacterized protein LOC127956150; translated protein: MNQSQLRLLSPAGDEPCQLPLKPIVHVLRPETPPRHHRLASWDVRDSNNKPDTESITQHPQKSVQTTSQKYQIPPFTSSPYKTTPQPSFNNDTNVSEVARYLARRELVNSGLFKFDDRPENYWAWKSSFINAIEGLHLSAAEQLDLLSKWLGEQSSQHVRRIRAVHTGNPNAGLGKAWERLEDCYGSPEIIEKSLFDRIDSFPNISNKDAKKLRELGDLLQEVESAKHEGYLPGLTYLDTARGVAPIVDKLPYSLQERWMAQGSQYKSAHQVAFPPFSFFCDFICREARTRNDPSFALSSGIHSVLKPEQQFKRQTKSSVYTHKTEVSAATVSQTHSSNYELDDVNKVCPIHKKPHPLNRCRGFRIKPLDERKTFLKEKGVCYRCCATTTHLARDCKAAIKCKECGSDTHIAALHPGPPPSNLFDHGGEGEKDTPQPAITSKCTEVCGYGECSRSCSKICLAKVYPEGHPEEAIKLYVILDDQSNRSLARTKFFDLLHVKGENSTYTLRTCAGVTETVGRRATGFIIESLDGVMKVKLPTLIECNNMPDDRAEIPTPDAARWHTHLKPIAHCIPPLDPEAQILLLLGRDILQVHKVREQHNGPNNAPYAQRLDLGWVVVGDVCLGSVHRSAALSAYRTHVLDNGRPSLLPPCPNKLSVREKFDIKPPPEISLAHGTFIFDDYAIGDTIFERTKEDNKVGLSIEDRRFLDIMDKDMFMDESNSWVAPLPFRTPRQRLPNNREQAFTRLTSLLRTLEKKPEMKSHFVTFMQNIFDRDHAEVAPPLREGQECWYLPTFGVYHPQKPGQIRVVFDSSAQKQGISLNDVLLSGPDLNNSLLGVLLRFRRELVAVTADIEQMFHSFIVKEEDRDFLRFLWFKDNDTSKGIIEYRMKVHVFGNSPSPAVAIYGLRRAAAYGEEEYGSDARHFVEREFYVDDGLLSTPTAAGTIDLLTRTKQMLATSNLKLHKFASNSKEVMNAFPTTDHAKGLKDLNLEVDPTPIQRSLGLSWDVKEDTFTFHVTNIKKPFTRRGILATVNSLFDPLGFVAPVIIEGKFLLRELSGETCDWDSPLPEDKEEAWNAWRRSLQDLKQLEIPRTYVYTTFSTALRKELHIFSDASVKAIAAVAYLRVINGEGACHTGFVLGKAKLAPQAAHTIPRLELGAAVLAAEIAETITNELDFTLDAVEFYTDSRVVLGYIYNQTRRFYVYVANRVQRIHRVSNPMQWHYVSTKHNPADHATRSVPAALLGTTTWFTGPAFLSQMDQNLSLEEREFDLLGPELDTEVRPLATTVSDDFHLECQRFERFSSWRSLVRAIAFLIHVAQTYSSSDDRERACSSWHYCAKPRTVKELLQAEEVVIKSIQREAYQEEFTCIAKKDDIPRHSALKKLNPYVDSRGLLRIGGRLKNATLDLQEKFPLIVPGRSHAAKLLVEYYHDRVKHQGRVFTESAIRNAGYWIVGVKKLINSIVHKCIVCNKLRGKVTEQKMADLPIDRLSTEPPFTNVGLDVFGPWTVVARRTRGGQAHSKRWAVLFTCMSIRAIHIELIDSMDSSTFINALRRFFALRGPVKQIRSDCGTNFVGACKELEIVVNDPQEPSVRKYLSGEGCSWVFNPPHASHMGGAWERMIGVSRRILDSMLQQISPSRLTHDVLSTLMAEVTGIVNSRPLVPISTDPDSPFLLTPAMLLTQKGHTLLPPPGDFKETNLHRQQWRRVQHLANTFWNRWRREYLSTLQSRSKWQEEQRNLREGDVVLLKDAQSKRNEWPMALVTKTFPSSDKRVRTVELRVARNGTIKTFLRPISETVLLMPTED